One genomic segment of Falco peregrinus isolate bFalPer1 chromosome 7, bFalPer1.pri, whole genome shotgun sequence includes these proteins:
- the AKAP12 gene encoding A-kinase anchor protein 12 isoform X2, with translation MLGTVAMAVGQTEHSSLTLKEDTETMETSPSDSSTKDGVDAEKEDVHTIKQLPSLEEDAEDHTSEPQSYDLGFKKVFKFVGFRFTVKKEKTGKSEPVQLLTVKKETQVPEGADDQKEVSSEETAMPEDAHSAEDNTKDTLKNEKPEDESPKTPEANEVCSQSAALVTDTASPLRKFFTQGWTGFRKKKSFRKPKEDELQSPTKEEEQEKEGPTLTTETSEKEGKPEFEKHGEERNVTAVTIEAHEEQAEGEEQESKKTVAATGVEASEKEGLIRHGEQGQKEDVAVAVVKEGAKEKKAEEDDQERKLVEIPEDLGKKEEKAEEGEKESEVTEKPPKPRSVVPVVTDSVNGELKTSSEVLPVEEKLESMEKCEIDDRAEISSEEKLKAGSLAVEISSEQLKKSEGREGKEPAPLGKETLDGKTEETELKMSPTADITQGDALDRTTEKKESKADETKLTLSAPGLKSFSTSEHSVDTEDDQQSIRPTDERPQGKTGIVTTDTIKPDEITTEITPEEAAGKRSPEAIVNEAELLSSQEKTKLQGSPLKKLFTGTGLKKLSGKKHKGKREESKLGEQGELIQQLSDSPDSPEEQKGESSASSPEEMNEIPSLEKSVDGMQVTENEDAAISDMERKRESVTPWASFKKMVTPKKRVRRPSESDKEEEIDKTKSVSVSATENIVDENQGELKENGMDQKPEKITEEPKRKVDTSVSWEAFICVGSSKKRARKSSSSDEETEHKLGQESQKIEESGQSKETATDAILTSSQESDQGQGNSSPEQAGSPSEGEGISTWESFKRLVTPRRRSKTRMEERTEDSVVGSSLEHSTSDGEPGKDESWVPFRKLMPGRRKKKSDGKPEPAHLRQAREDMAETTEEDSDIPAVVPLSEYEAAEQEKIEAQQVKDAEAMKEQISEKEGTEKLEETLRTEQAHEGLVHAVTVTVVEGERAVTSIEERSPSWISAALTECIEQAKEEEEKETEKTFESDVIVEEAEVAAKTVPETRKGISDDTTASELELTSEAVTALETAEASCTEETMEVSLAEETTEMVSAVSQLLETPDTTEEVTPVQEVEATEQNLKELDKRTQKVLHEVAERVKSADVAQLVSERTVTAATTTTVQGTESEVKDDATDGNIVGQETVLLEQSLEKGEHKEDGLQPQGSAESIQRMLILHEGSERSEVSVAIKEGKGYENVDVLRDEKQQQACEGAVVEDREEISEGQRTAEESSSHDGVFHSIKAVAPNEELFAKQEPSEEEKLPVAELTVEETRDECTPEVQTAVLDKTEDETSLLELTAEKPVQLEGEGRTLTVGPECTEPVVTAVPLKAERQDEIPDLDSEKQASTEGVPCREPAQRKEEDGDAVPLEVKSTEVTVTEVPLQDEVKTSALPSEAIGSEAAVDAEQSVREGTGRHITAKDSASTLEPQHGEGTTETPSQSDETRGGKIEDAMLKTETHLESHTTVTEAPMQIEADSVSNLASICSDITENGSTVLTDLSPKKCEIPSSLAEEETVEKEELVETSNCQDFQKEDNKNEQSTERAKEAFESGKWEVVGGDECSTAVQQEVLSMQEKVSDSAFLQAERLEALKVFVPVAAAAVEEHVMAETVMPDTTANTVQPSATTPEQMASEGVPVTTVDYSGCRTAELGSAEAPEPQVTPASMNGISEEQEGPQSTGQPEQNGIPLSDGLSLTHTEFEGVVQSVSIESQSTRIVLTAIQTAVHKLAETEESAAFESEQCIKSIGKSPSDTNMPELLEHVQVDQLPVKEEEIRSKEKELQQSGVVKTATLTESAEIHATVGKTKDLLLTSEMLKGGQTQNSLTIETSPEDVSRESVTLQKSALELSTSEDSAKDPLDIHPPKLREKEVGQVMEVPDQHTGQKTCRESEEEQHRSPVEDGKPQTWEGDSCQEGTPCDSPQSQNSVATDTLNMC, from the exons ATGCTGGGGACCGTGGCCATGGCGG TTGGACAAACAGAACATTCTAGTTTAACTTTGAAGGAAGACACTGAAACTATGGAGACAAGTCCATCTGACTCAAGCACCAAGGACGGTGTAGACGCTGAGAAAGAGGATGTTCATACAATTAAACAGTTGCCGTCTTTGGAAGAAGATGCAGAAGACCACACATCTGAGCCACAGTCTTATGATCTGggttttaaaaaggtttttaaatttGTTGGTTTCAGATTTacagtgaagaaggaaaagacaggaaaatcaGAACCAGTTCAACTGCTTActgtaaaaaaggaaacacaagtCCCTGAAGGAGCTGATGATCAAAAAGAAGTCAGCTCAGAAGAAACAGCGATGCCTGAGGATGCGCACTCTGCAGAAGACAACACCAAAgacacactgaaaaatgaaaaaccagAAGATGAATCTCCTAAAACACCAGAGGCGAATGAGGTTTGTTCTCAGTCAGCTGCCTTAGTCACTGATACTGCATCGCCATTAAGAAAATTTTTTACTCAAGGATGGACtggatttagaaaaaagaagagttttaGGAAGCCTAAAGAAGATGAACTACAGTCTCCTACGAAAGAAGAGGAGCAAGAAAAAGAGGGACCAACATTAACAACTGAAACCagtgaaaaggaagggaaaccTGAGTTCGAGAAGCACGGTGAAGAGAGGAATGTGACAGCAGTAACTATTGAAGCGCATGAGGAGCAAGCTGAAGGAGAAGAGCAAGAGTCAAAAAAGACTGTGGCAGCCACAGGAGTCGAAGCAAGTGAGAAGGAAGGGCTAATCAGGCATGGTGAGCAGGGACAAAAAGAGGATGTAGCAGTAGCAGTTGTTAAAGAAGGTgctaaggagaaaaaagctgaagaggaTGATCAAGAAAGGAAACTTGTGGAAATCCCAGAAGATCTTggtaaaaaggaagaaaaagctgaagaaggagagaaagaaagtgaGGTGACAGagaaaccaccaaaaccaaggTCAGTGGTACCGGTTGTCACTGACAGTGTGAATGGAGAACTGAAAACATCCTCAGAAGTCCTGCCTGTGGAAGAAAAACTGGAGTCAATGGAAAAGTGTGAAATAGATGACAGAGCTGAAATATCCTCTGAAGAGAAACTCAAAGCAGGATCTTTGGCAGTTGAAATTTCTAGTGAACAGCTTAAAAAGtctgaaggaagagaaggaaaggaaccTGCCCCACTGGGGAAAGAAACACTTGatggaaaaacagaggaaacagAATTGAAAATGTCACCCACAGCAGACATCACACAAGGAGACGCTCTGGATAGaaccacagagaagaaagaaagcaaagcagatgaGACAAAACTGACTCTGAGTGCTCCTGGGTTGAAGTCCTTTTCTACCTCTGAACATTCAGTTGACACAGAGGATGATCAACAGTCCATCAGACCCACTGATGAAAGACCACAGGGAAAAACTGGCATAGTTACAACTGATACTATCAAACCAGATGAAATAACCACAGAAATAACTCCTGAAGAGGCAGCTGGAAAGAGGTCTCCGGAAGCTATCGTAAATGAAGCTGAACTGCTCTCTTCTCAGGAAAAAACTAAACTACAAGGCAGCCCTTTAAAGAAACTCTTCACGGGTACCGGATTAAAAAAACTGTCTGGAAAGAAGCATAAAGGCAAAAGGGAAGAATCTAAGTTAGGGGAACAGGGTGAACTAATTCAGCAGTTATCAGATTCCCCAGATAGCCCAGAGGAACAGAAGGGGGAGAGTTCTGCTTCTTCTCCTGAAGAGATGAATGAAAttccttctttggaaaaatCTGTAGATGGAATGCAGGtcactgaaaatgaagatgcTGCAATTTCAGATATGGAGCGGAAAAGAGAAAGTGTTACACCCTGGGCATCATTTAAAAAGATGGTGACTCCCAAAAAACGTGTCAGAAGACCTTCTGAAAGCgataaagaagaagaaattgatAAGACAAAGAGTGTTTCAGTGTCTGCAACTGAAAACATTGTTGATGAAAATCAGggagaattaaaagaaaatggcatgGACCAGAAACCAGAGAAAATCACAGAAGAGCCCAAAAGGAAGGTTGACACCTCTGTGTCCTGGGAAGCTTTTATATGTGTAGgttcttcaaagaaaagagCCAGGAAATCATCATCATCTGATGAAGAAACTGAACATAAGCTTGGTCAAGAAAGCCAAAAAATAGAAGAGTCTGGACAGagcaaagaaacagcaacagatgCAATTCTTACTAGCTCTCAGGAAAGCGACCAAGGACAAGGGAATTCTTCCCCAGAACAGGCTGGAAGCCCATCTGAAGGTGAAGGTATTTCAACATGGGAATCATTTAAAAGGCTAGTCACTCCAAGAAGGAGATCCAAAACTAGAATGGAAGAGAGAACTGAAGACTCTGTTGTGGGATCTAGCCTGGAGCATTCAACATCGGATGGTGAGcctggaaaagatgaatcatgGGTTCCATTTAGAAAATTAATGCCTGGGCGTAGGAAGAAAAAGTCAGATGGAAAGCCAGAACCAGCTCATCTTAGACAAGCAAGAGAAGACATGGCAGAAACAACAGAAGAAGATTCAGATATTCCAGCTGTTGTTCCTTTATCTGAATAcgaagcagcagagcaggagaaaatTGAAGCCCAGCAAGTGAAAGATGCTGAAGCAATGAAAGAACAAATCTCAGAGAAAGagggaacagaaaaattagAGGAGACCCTAAGAACTGAGCAAGCACATGAAGGGCTTGTACATGCAGTTACTGTTACCGTTGTGGAAGGGGAAAGGGCAGTTACCAGTATTGAAGAAAGGTCACCGTCTTGGATATCTGCTGCTCTGACAGAGTGCATTGAGCaggcaaaagaagaggaagagaaagaaactgagaaaacatTTGAATCTGATGTTAttgtggaagaagcagaggtaGCTGCTAAGACAGTGCCAGAGACAAGAAAGGGTATAAGTGATGACACCACAGCAAGTGAGCTAGAGCTAACCTCAGAAGCAGTGACAGCTCTGGAGACAGCAGAAGCTTCTTGCACTGAAGAAACAATGGAAGTGTCCCTTGCTGAGGAGACCACTGAGATGGTTTCTGCTGTTTCACAGTTGTTAGAAACCCCTGATACTACAGAGGAAGTTACACCTGTACAAGAAGTAGAGGCCACCGAACAAAATTTGAAAGAATTGGACAAACGGACACAAAAAGTTCTTCATGAAGTTGCTGAAAGAGTAAAGTCAGCAGATGTAGCACAGCTGGTTAGTGAAAGAACCGTGACAGCAGCTACAACTACAACAGTACAAGGAACTGAGTCGGAAGTGAAAGATGATGCTACAGATGGCAACATTGTAGGCCAGGAAACTGTTTTGCTTGAACAGTCCTTGGAAAAAGGAGAACACAAGGAGGATGgcctccagccccagggaagTGCAGAGAGCATTCAGAGAATGCTGATTCTACACGAAGGTTCAGAGAGAAGTGAAGTATCTGTTGCAATTAAAGAAGGCAAAGGATATGAAAATGTAGATGTATTGAGagatgaaaaacagcagcaggcatgtgaAGGAGCAGTTGTAGAAGACCGTGAAGAAATATCTGAAGGGCAGAGGACAGCAGAGGAATCTTCATCACATGACGGAGTGTTTCACAGCATCAAAGCGGTTGCTCCCAACGAAgagctgtttgcaaagcaggaGCCTTCAGAAGAAGAGAAACTGCCTGTAGCAGAGTTGACAGTAGAGGAGACAAGAGATGAATGTACTCCAGAAGTACAGACTGCA GTACTAGACAAGACAGAGGATGAAACCTCTTTGTTGGAGCTTACAGCTGAAAAGCCTGTGCAGCTTGAAGGAGAGGGCAGAACACTCACTGTGGGACCAGAGTGCACAGAACCAGTTGTCACTGCAGTCCCTCTTAAAGCCGAAAGACAAGATGAAATTCCTGACTTGGACTCAGAAAAGCAAGCTTCTACTGAAGGAGTTCCTTGCAGGGAACCTGcccagagaaaggaagaggacGGTGATGCTGTGCCCCTTGAAGTGAAGAGCACAGAAGTCACTGTTACTGAAGTTCCACTGCAGGACGAGGTAAAaacctctgcccttccttcaGAAGCAATTGGCTCAGAAGCAGCTGTAGATGCTGAGCAGAGTGTGCGGGAGGGGACTGGCAGGCACATTACAGCAAAAGATTCTGCATCCACCCTAGAGCCACAACATGGAGAAGGAACAACTGAAACCCCCTCCCAGAGTGATGAAACCAGAGGTGGCAAAATCGAAGATGCGATGCTCAAAACTGAAACACACTTAGAGAGCCATACCACTGTCACCGAGGCTCCCATGCAGATTGAAGCAGACAGTGTATCTAATTTAGCATCAATATGCTCAGATATCACTGAAAATGGAAGCACTGTCCTCACTGACCTGAGTCCTAAGAAATGTGAAATACCAAGCAGCTTAGCTGAAGAAGAGactgtggaaaaagaagaacTTGTGGAAACCTCAAACTGTCAAGACTTTCAAAAAGAAGATAACAAAAATGAGCAATCCACGGAAAGAGCCAAAGAAGCATTTGAATCTGGAAAATGGGAAGTTGTGGGAGGTGATGAATGTTCAACTGCTGTCCAGCAAGAAGTTTTGAGCATGCAAGAGAAAGTCTCTGACTCAGCCTTCCTACAAGCTGAAAGGTTGGAGGCTCTGAAAGTGTTTGTGCCAgtagcagctgcagcagttgaAGAGCATGTCATGGCAGAAACTGTAATGCCTGATACAACAGCCAACACTGTACAGCCCTCAGCAACCACACCAGAGCAGATGGCTTCTGAAGGGGTCCCAGTTACTACTGTTGACTATTCAGGCTGCAGGACTGCAGAGCTCGGTAGTGCAGAAGCACCTGAGCCTCAGGTAACTCCTGCTTCCATGAATGGAATATCAGAGGAGCAAGAGGGGCCCCAGAGTACAGGGCAACCTGAACAAAATGGTATTCCTCTAAGTGACGGCCTGTCTCTCACTCACACGGAATTTGAGGGTGTTGTTCAGTCTGTGAGTATAGAGTCCCAGAGTACGAGGATTGTATTGACTGCCATCCAGACAGCTGTTCACAAACTTGCAGAAACGGAAGAGTCAGCTGCCTTTGAGTCAGAGCAGTGCATTAAGTCCATAGGGAAAAGCCCATCAGATACAAATATGCCTGAACTTCTGGAACATGTGCAGGTGGATCAACTTCCAGTAAAAGAGGAAGAGATAAGgagtaaagaaaaagagctcCAGCAATCAGGAGTAGTGAAAACCGCTACCTTAACAGAATCTGCAGAAATTCATGCAACtgtaggaaaaacaaaagacctGTTGTTAActtcagagatgctgaaagGTGGACAAACTCAGAATTCTTTAACAATTGAAACTAGCCCTGAAGATGTTTCAAGGGAAAGTGTGACACTTCAGAAATCAGCACTAGAACTAAGTACTTCAGAAGATTCCGCCAAAGACCCACTAGATATACACCCACCAAAATTAAGGGAAAAAGAGGTTGGGCAGGTTATGGAAGTCCCAGACCAACATACAGGTCAGAAAACATGCAGAGAAAGTGAGGAAGAACAGCATCGCTCACCAGTGGAAGATGGGAAACCACAGACATGGGAGGGTGATAGTTGCCAAGAAGGAACACCTTGTGATAGTCCACAAAGTCAAAACTCAGTGGCTACTGACACTTTGAAT ATGTGCTAA